In a genomic window of Candidatus Methylomirabilota bacterium:
- a CDS encoding glucose 1-dehydrogenase: MAASPFSLEKKVAIVTGGGVGIGRSIAIEFAKAGADVVICSRKKENLEPVVAEITKLGRRSFCESVDVRQEEAVKALVERTAKEMGRLDIMVNNAGASFRAKVEDISANGWNTVIQINVNGVFFGCKWAGKQMMAQGGGGAIINISSIAGVYGSTMMAHYGTAKAAVINFTRALGMAWGRKGIRVNCIAPGPVETEGYLGVLTKQDPAAAKKAYDAVASRTGMGRWGKVHEIAYPCIFLASEASAFMTGATIIVDGGPSAREGDEAS, encoded by the coding sequence ATGGCAGCGTCGCCGTTCTCGCTCGAGAAGAAGGTCGCGATCGTCACGGGAGGCGGCGTCGGCATCGGCCGCTCCATCGCCATCGAGTTCGCCAAGGCGGGCGCCGATGTCGTGATCTGCAGCCGCAAGAAGGAGAACCTCGAGCCCGTCGTGGCCGAGATCACGAAGCTCGGCCGCCGCTCCTTCTGCGAGTCCGTGGACGTCCGCCAGGAGGAGGCGGTCAAGGCGCTCGTCGAGCGCACCGCGAAAGAGATGGGGCGTCTCGACATCATGGTCAACAATGCCGGCGCCTCCTTCCGCGCCAAGGTCGAGGACATCAGCGCCAACGGATGGAACACCGTCATCCAGATCAACGTCAACGGCGTCTTCTTCGGCTGCAAGTGGGCGGGCAAGCAGATGATGGCGCAGGGCGGCGGCGGCGCGATCATCAACATCTCCTCCATCGCCGGCGTCTACGGCTCGACCATGATGGCGCACTACGGCACGGCCAAGGCGGCCGTCATCAACTTCACCCGGGCGCTCGGCATGGCCTGGGGGCGCAAGGGCATCCGCGTCAACTGCATCGCGCCGGGACCTGTCGAGACTGAAGGGTATCTTGGGGTCCTCACCAAGCAGGATCCGGCCGCCGCCAAGAAGGCCTACGACGCGGTGGCGAGCCGCACGGGCATGGGTCGCTGGGGCAAGGTGCACGAGATCGCCTACCCGTGCATCTTCCTGGCATCGGAGGCCTCGGCCTTCATGACGGGCGCGACGATCATCGTGGATGGGGGCCCGAGCGCCCGCGAGGGCGACGAGGCCTCCTAA